The following proteins are encoded in a genomic region of Arachis ipaensis cultivar K30076 chromosome B02, Araip1.1, whole genome shotgun sequence:
- the LOC107624766 gene encoding protein LURP-one-related 11, with amino-acid sequence MGKVHPQALQLSPNCSFTSKQETFTLWMKSLVLNGKGCTVFDSSGQIVYRVDNYNCKDKHEVHLMDQEGNGLFTITRKQYKLSRFWEGYRSPATRNDHKGPCFRVCKTYKISRGGSTYEVQLGLDKNQPCNLKIESITGKSACKIADEFGVIVAELKRKKSPCGVDLGEDVFTMVVEPNVDISLIMGIVVAYSLINSKM; translated from the exons ATGGGAAAAGTTCATCCCCAAGCACTACAATTATCTCCTAATTGCAGCTTCACTTCCAAGCAAGAAACCTTCACCTTATGGATGAAATCTCTTGTTTTGAATGGAAAAGGTTGCACTGTCTTTGATTCAAGTGGACAAATCGTTTATCGAGTTGATAACTATAATTGCAAAGATAAACATGAAGTTCATCTCATGGATCAAGAAGGCAATGGTTTGTTCACTATAACTCGAAAG CAATACAAATTGTCAAGGTTTTGGGAGGGATATCGATCCCCCGCCACAAGAAATGACCACAAAGGAccatgctttagggtttgtaagACTTATAAGATCTCAAGAGGGGGTTCAACATATGAAGTGCAACTTGGATTGGACAAAAACCAACCATGCAATCTTAAAATTGAAAGTATCACTGGCAAATCTGCTTGCAAAATTGCTGATGAATTTGGTGTAATAGTTGCAGAG CTTAAAAGAAAGAAGTCACCATGTGGAGTTGACTTAGGAGAAGATGTATTTACAATGGTAGTGGAGCCAAATGTAGATATTTCTCTAATAATGGGGATTGTTGTAGCTTACAGCCTCATTAACTCCAAAATGTAa
- the LOC107624768 gene encoding cysteine proteinase inhibitor, translating into MATLGGNRVVEGSQNSIEIQNLARFALEEHNKNSNSSLELVRVISAKEQVVAGSIYEITMEAKDGDEKKQVYEAKVLVKPWLNFKELQEFKLVTDDDNENDNAASVSRALI; encoded by the exons ATGGCTACACTAGGTGGCAATCGTGTGGTTGAAGGAAGCCAGAACAGCATTGAGATCCAGAACCTTGCTCGCTTTGCTCTTGAAGAACATAACAAAAAttcg aattcaagcttggagcTTGTGAGGGTGATAAGTGCAAAGGAGCAAGTAGTTGCTGGAAGCATATATGAAATAACTATGGAGGCAAAAGATGGTGATGAGAAGAAACAAGTTTATGAAGCCAAAGTGTTGGTGAAGCCATGGTTGAACTTCAAGGAGCTGCAAGAGTTCAAGCTTGTtactgatgatgataatgaaaatgATAATGCTGCTTCAGTGTCTAGAGCACTTATCTAG